Proteins encoded in a region of the Methylobacterium radiotolerans JCM 2831 genome:
- a CDS encoding DUF1932 domain-containing protein: protein MPTVAVIAPGAMGSAVGARLAGHGARVLTSLDGRGAASRARAAAAGMAHAGDGELAAADLLLAIVPPADAEALARRLAPALAAAPRKPVYIDANAVSPETVGRIAGIVAATGTPFLDGAILGLPPQPGSRGPRVYVSGADTAPALVLRDLGLDLRVCPGAVGAASGLKMSYAGLNKGLTALAALVIGAAGRAGAGEALLAELAENEPALLARFARGLPDMAPKAHRWAPEMEEIAGFLGPDAVGRQVFAGYAALYRRLAAEDGAAEIAALMRFAAAAAER from the coding sequence ATGCCCACCGTCGCGGTGATCGCCCCGGGCGCCATGGGCAGCGCCGTCGGGGCCCGGCTCGCCGGGCACGGCGCCCGCGTGCTGACCTCTCTGGACGGGCGCGGGGCGGCGAGCCGCGCCCGGGCCGCGGCCGCCGGCATGGCGCATGCCGGGGACGGCGAGCTCGCCGCCGCCGACCTCCTGCTCGCGATCGTGCCGCCCGCCGACGCGGAGGCGCTCGCCCGCCGGCTCGCGCCCGCCCTGGCGGCGGCCCCGCGCAAGCCGGTCTACATCGACGCCAACGCCGTCAGCCCGGAGACGGTCGGGCGCATCGCCGGGATCGTCGCGGCCACCGGCACGCCGTTCCTCGACGGGGCGATCCTGGGCCTGCCGCCGCAGCCCGGCAGCCGGGGGCCGCGCGTCTACGTCTCGGGCGCGGATACGGCTCCCGCGCTGGTCCTGCGCGACCTCGGCCTCGACCTGCGCGTCTGCCCCGGCGCGGTCGGCGCCGCCTCCGGCCTCAAGATGAGCTATGCCGGCCTCAACAAGGGCCTGACGGCGCTCGCCGCGCTCGTGATCGGCGCCGCCGGTCGCGCCGGCGCCGGCGAGGCGCTGCTGGCCGAACTCGCCGAGAACGAGCCGGCGCTGCTGGCCCGGTTCGCCAGGGGCCTGCCCGACATGGCGCCGAAGGCCCACCGCTGGGCGCCCGAGATGGAGGAGATCGCCGGGTTCCTCGGTCCCGACGCGGTCGGGCGGCAGGTCTTCGCCGGCTACGCCGCGCTCTACCGCCGCCTCGCCGCGGAGGACGGCGCGGCCGAGATCGCCGCGCTGATGCGCTTCGCCGCGGCCGCGGCGGAGCGCTGA
- a CDS encoding LLM class flavin-dependent oxidoreductase, translating into MTPLSVLDLSFVSAESTPARALHDTLALARHVDGLGYRRYWLAEHHALPNVASPAPEIMIGQIAAATRNLRVGSGGIMLPNHAPLMVAERFRVLEALFPGRIDLGLGRAPGTDGLTARALRRREAPGEGGGDDFLDRLQELLFWDGGFPEGHPFARIEASPAGVPLPPIFLLGSSDYSARLAGEIGCGFGFAQHFSGMPAEPPMLDYRNGFRPTRLGAKPHAILAVAAICAPTDAEAERLAASARLATLRRERGEYRPLPSLAEALAYPYSDGERMQIERGRDRLHVGGPETLRARLADMVARTQADELMIVTAIPDQAARHQSYALLARAWGLGAASQAA; encoded by the coding sequence ATGACCCCGCTCTCCGTCCTCGACCTCTCCTTCGTCAGCGCCGAGTCCACCCCGGCGCGGGCGCTGCACGACACCCTGGCGCTCGCCCGCCACGTCGACGGCCTCGGCTACCGGCGCTACTGGCTCGCCGAGCACCACGCGCTGCCCAACGTGGCGAGCCCGGCCCCCGAGATCATGATCGGCCAGATCGCCGCCGCGACCCGCAACCTCCGGGTCGGCTCGGGCGGGATCATGCTGCCGAACCACGCGCCGCTGATGGTGGCCGAGCGCTTCCGGGTGCTGGAGGCCCTGTTCCCGGGCCGGATCGATCTCGGCCTCGGCCGGGCGCCGGGCACGGACGGCCTCACCGCGCGGGCGCTGCGCCGCCGCGAGGCCCCGGGGGAGGGCGGCGGGGACGACTTCCTCGACCGCCTGCAGGAATTGCTGTTCTGGGACGGCGGCTTCCCGGAGGGTCACCCGTTCGCGCGGATCGAGGCGAGCCCCGCGGGCGTGCCGCTGCCGCCGATCTTCCTGCTCGGCTCCTCCGATTACAGCGCCCGCCTCGCCGGCGAGATCGGCTGCGGCTTCGGCTTCGCGCAGCACTTCTCCGGGATGCCCGCGGAGCCGCCGATGCTGGACTACCGGAACGGGTTCCGGCCGACGCGGCTCGGCGCGAAGCCCCACGCGATCCTGGCGGTGGCGGCGATCTGCGCCCCCACGGACGCGGAGGCCGAGCGGCTGGCGGCCAGCGCGCGGCTGGCGACGCTGCGGCGGGAGCGGGGCGAGTACCGGCCGCTGCCGAGCCTCGCCGAGGCGCTGGCCTACCCGTATTCCGACGGCGAGCGGATGCAGATCGAGCGCGGCCGCGACCGCCTGCACGTGGGCGGCCCCGAGACCCTGCGGGCCCGGCTCGCCGACATGGTCGCGCGCACGCAGGCCGACGAGCTGATGATCGTCACGGCGATCCCCGACCAGGCCGCGCGGCACCAGTCCTACGCGCTGCTGGCGCGGGCCTGGGGGCTCGGCGCCGCCTCACAGGCGGCCTGA
- the lspA gene encoding signal peptidase II — MTPFRAGLLALVLTLILDQATKLGLYFGTDLVLTQPWRLAPFADFVVVWNRGVSYGLFQQEGGIGRWLLVALSLAAAIGLGLWMRRATSRLLGIALGLIVGGALGNAIDRAAYGAVFDFVHLHAGGWSWYVFNVADAAIVAGVIGLILDSLSPDGRKDRASPARGDPAPRL; from the coding sequence GTGACGCCCTTCCGCGCCGGCCTCCTGGCCCTCGTCCTCACCCTGATCCTCGACCAGGCCACCAAGCTCGGGCTCTATTTCGGCACCGACCTCGTGCTGACGCAGCCCTGGCGGCTGGCGCCCTTCGCCGACTTCGTCGTGGTCTGGAACCGGGGCGTCTCCTACGGGCTGTTCCAGCAGGAGGGCGGTATCGGCCGCTGGCTCCTCGTGGCCCTGTCGCTCGCCGCCGCGATCGGCCTCGGGCTCTGGATGCGCCGGGCCACGTCGCGGCTCCTCGGCATCGCCCTCGGGCTGATCGTCGGCGGCGCGCTCGGCAACGCCATCGACCGGGCCGCCTACGGCGCCGTCTTCGACTTCGTCCACCTGCATGCCGGCGGCTGGTCCTGGTACGTGTTCAACGTCGCCGACGCGGCGATCGTGGCGGGCGTGATCGGCCTGATCCTCGACAGCCTGTCCCCGGACGGCCGCAAGGACCGGGCGTCGCCGGCGCGGGGCGACCCGGCGCCGCGCCTGTGA
- a CDS encoding type II toxin-antitoxin system PemK/MazF family toxin yields the protein MTRGDIVTVSPPGAYGKPRPAVVVQSDWLTGTDSILVCLITSTLRDAPLFRLTVEPSPANGLRSTSQIMVDKVIALPRAKCGALIGRLERDTLAALSRMLAIVLGLAD from the coding sequence GTGACGCGCGGTGACATCGTCACCGTCTCCCCGCCAGGGGCTTACGGCAAGCCGCGTCCTGCCGTCGTCGTGCAATCCGACTGGCTCACAGGGACCGATAGCATCCTTGTCTGCCTCATCACGAGCACGCTCCGCGACGCACCGCTCTTCCGGCTGACCGTCGAGCCGAGCCCCGCCAACGGCTTGCGAAGCACTTCGCAGATCATGGTTGACAAAGTTATCGCGCTGCCACGGGCGAAATGCGGTGCCCTCATCGGCCGACTTGAACGCGACACCCTCGCAGCCCTGAGCCGGATGCTCGCCATCGTGCTCGGCCTTGCCGACTGA
- a CDS encoding fumarylacetoacetate hydrolase family protein — protein MGNRREFLTATAAGLAAAAAPARAAEEQTAAPRSTPAGAPPFGMPRDMVLLNMRRGDGYALGVKTRDGVLDVAAAGRALGMPVPADMDDLLQNGRGPALRALIDAVEAAPDGRFVLAESGIAYAPVVTRPEKIIMMGFNYRHHAEETGTPIPKDPPLFNKYNNALNHHGGTIALPTQAAREFDYETELVMVFGRECRNVSEADALDYLAGYCTGNDFSARDLQTLTSQFMIGKTSDGFAPLGPYLVTADRVKDPNDLKLKTLVNGQVRQDWSTNDMIFNCRQLISFASKVMTIRPGDIFYTGTPQGVIFGEKIPRKDRAWLKPGDEVVSELEGLGALRFRLV, from the coding sequence ATGGGCAACCGACGCGAATTCCTGACCGCCACGGCCGCCGGCCTGGCCGCCGCCGCGGCGCCGGCCCGCGCCGCCGAGGAGCAGACGGCGGCGCCGAGATCCACGCCGGCGGGGGCACCCCCCTTCGGCATGCCCCGCGACATGGTCCTCCTCAACATGCGCCGCGGCGACGGCTACGCCCTGGGCGTGAAGACGAGGGACGGCGTCCTCGACGTCGCCGCCGCCGGCCGGGCGCTCGGGATGCCGGTCCCCGCCGACATGGACGACCTCCTCCAGAACGGGCGCGGCCCGGCGCTGCGGGCGCTGATCGACGCGGTCGAGGCCGCCCCCGACGGGCGCTTCGTGCTGGCGGAATCCGGCATCGCCTACGCGCCGGTGGTCACGCGGCCCGAGAAGATCATCATGATGGGCTTCAACTACCGCCACCACGCGGAGGAGACCGGCACGCCGATCCCCAAGGACCCGCCGCTGTTCAACAAGTACAACAACGCCCTGAACCACCACGGGGGCACGATCGCGCTGCCGACCCAGGCGGCGCGGGAATTCGACTACGAGACCGAGCTGGTGATGGTGTTCGGCCGGGAATGCCGGAACGTGTCCGAGGCGGACGCCCTCGATTATCTCGCCGGCTACTGCACGGGCAACGATTTCAGCGCCCGGGACCTCCAGACGCTGACCTCCCAGTTCATGATCGGCAAGACCTCGGACGGGTTCGCCCCGCTCGGCCCCTACCTGGTGACCGCCGACCGGGTGAAGGACCCGAACGATCTCAAGCTGAAGACGCTGGTCAACGGCCAGGTGCGCCAGGACTGGAGCACCAACGACATGATCTTCAACTGCCGCCAGCTCATCAGCTTCGCGTCGAAGGTGATGACGATCCGGCCGGGCGACATCTTCTACACGGGCACGCCGCAGGGCGTGATCTTCGGCGAGAAGATCCCGCGCAAGGACCGGGCCTGGCTGAAGCCCGGCGACGAGGTGGTCTCGGAGCTGGAAGGGCTCGGCGCGCTGCGCTTCAGGCTGGTCTGA
- a CDS encoding antitoxin MazE-like protein produces the protein MTQTKPREGSPKNLRYRRVPQRDGMKLIRLWVPDPARPDFIEEAARQAAILRGAPEEAEALDFIASAFDWPEP, from the coding sequence ATGACTCAGACCAAGCCGAGGGAAGGCTCGCCGAAGAACTTGCGCTATCGCCGCGTGCCGCAACGCGACGGCATGAAGCTCATACGCCTCTGGGTGCCTGATCCGGCGAGGCCGGACTTCATCGAGGAGGCCGCCCGGCAAGCCGCAATTCTGAGGGGGGCCCCCGAGGAAGCCGAAGCTCTCGACTTCATCGCATCAGCGTTCGACTGGCCCGAACCGTGA
- a CDS encoding pyridoxal phosphate-dependent aminotransferase → MALLADVLSRVKPSATIVMTQKARDLKASGVDVISLSVGEPDFDTPEHIKQAAIDAIHRNETRYPPVSGIVPLREAIVRKFKRENGLDYKVSQTIVGTGGKQVLYNAFLATLNPGDEVVIPRPYWVSYPEMVGLCGGTPVFADTDMAHGFKLQAEELDRVLTPKTKWIVLNSPSNPSGAAYSRAEMKALTDVLLRYPDVHILTDDIYEHLTYGDFEFVTPVQVEPQLLERTLTMNGVSKGYAMTGWRIGYAAGPEKLIKAMDFVQGQQTSGASTIAQWAAVAALDGPQDHLATFRAAFQGRRDLVVSMLNQTNGLTCPTPEGAFYVYPSCAALIGKKTEAGKTIETDEDFVMELLQAEGVAAVHGSAFGLGPNLRISYATSNAVLEEACRRIQRFCGSLR, encoded by the coding sequence ATGGCTCTCCTCGCCGACGTCCTCTCGCGGGTGAAGCCGTCCGCGACCATCGTGATGACCCAGAAGGCCCGGGACCTGAAGGCGTCCGGCGTCGACGTCATCAGCCTGTCGGTGGGCGAGCCCGATTTCGACACGCCCGAGCACATCAAGCAGGCGGCGATCGACGCGATCCACCGCAACGAGACCCGCTACCCGCCGGTCTCCGGCATCGTGCCCCTGCGCGAGGCGATCGTGCGCAAGTTCAAGCGCGAGAACGGGCTCGACTACAAGGTCTCGCAGACCATCGTGGGCACCGGCGGCAAGCAGGTGCTGTACAACGCCTTCCTCGCCACGCTGAACCCCGGCGACGAGGTGGTGATCCCCCGCCCCTACTGGGTGTCCTATCCGGAGATGGTCGGCCTGTGCGGCGGCACCCCGGTCTTCGCCGACACCGACATGGCGCACGGCTTCAAGCTCCAGGCCGAGGAGCTCGACCGGGTGCTGACGCCGAAGACCAAGTGGATCGTCCTCAACTCGCCGTCGAACCCGTCGGGCGCCGCCTATTCCCGCGCCGAGATGAAGGCGCTCACCGACGTGCTGCTCCGCTACCCGGACGTGCACATCCTCACCGACGACATCTACGAGCACCTCACCTACGGCGACTTCGAGTTCGTCACGCCGGTCCAGGTCGAGCCGCAGCTGCTCGAGCGGACGCTGACCATGAACGGCGTCTCGAAGGGCTACGCCATGACCGGCTGGCGCATCGGCTACGCGGCCGGCCCGGAGAAGCTCATCAAGGCGATGGACTTCGTGCAGGGCCAGCAGACCTCCGGCGCCAGCACGATCGCGCAATGGGCCGCGGTCGCCGCCCTCGACGGGCCGCAGGATCACCTCGCCACGTTCCGGGCCGCCTTCCAGGGCCGGCGCGACCTCGTCGTGTCGATGCTCAACCAGACCAACGGGCTGACCTGCCCGACGCCGGAGGGCGCGTTCTACGTCTACCCGTCCTGCGCGGCGCTGATCGGCAAGAAGACCGAGGCCGGCAAGACCATCGAGACCGACGAGGACTTCGTCATGGAGCTGCTCCAGGCCGAGGGCGTGGCCGCGGTCCACGGCTCGGCCTTCGGGCTCGGCCCGAACCTGCGCATCTCCTACGCGACGTCGAACGCGGTGCTGGAGGAGGCCTGCCGGCGCATCCAGCGCTTCTGCGGCTCGCTGCGGTAG
- the ileS gene encoding isoleucine--tRNA ligase yields MTAPETAPARDYSKTLFLPQTEFPMRAGLPVREPLFIERWKRMDLYGKLRAAGRDRPKFVLHDGPPYANGNIHIGTALNKILKDVVVRSQTALGFDANYVPGWDCHGLPIEWKIEEQYRAKGRNKDDVPVIEFRQECRTFAAQWLDVQREEFKRLGVTGDWDHPYATMAFPAEAVIADELMKFSMSGQLYRGSKPVMWSVVEKTALAEAEVEYEEHVSDTVFVAFPIRSGAEGDLAAARVVIWTTTPWTIPGNRAVAYSKKIAYGLYRVTEAPADNWATPGQTYVLADSLAATVFKAARVEAFARVADVSPSTLAGLTLDHPLAKLGYGFAVPMLDGDHVTDESGTGFVHTAPSHGREDFELWMASGRLLRERGIDATIPYTVDADSVLTEAAPGFTGTRVLTAKGEKGDANKAVIAALTEAGALIARGVLRHQYPHSWRSKKPVIFRNTPQWFIAMDRPVDSLGNRTLREVALQGIDDTQWVPTQGKNRITGMVANRPDWVVSRQRAWGVPITVFVHRETAEILRDARVNARIRDAFAAEGADAWFRDDAAQRFLAPDHDPAAYEKVTDVLDVWFDSGSTHAFVLDDPEAFPGLAGVKRVRDGGRDRVMYLEGSDQHRGWFQSSLLESAGTRGRAPYDIVLTHGFVLDGKGLKMSKSKGNVVAPQSVIKDSGADILRLWVAASDYTDDLRIGPEIIKTFAETYRKLRNSLRWMLGSLAHRVPGDDVAYADMPELERLILHRLAELDGEIREAYAAFDTKRVVALLNGFMTGDLSSFYFDVRKDALYCDPVSSVRRRASLQVIDEAFRRVAIWLAPVLAFTAEEAWLDRYPSEDGSVHLQTLPETPADWLDPALAERWHRIRRVRRVVTGALEIERAAKRIGASLEAAPTVYVADPELLAALEGCDFADTCITSAITVVAGEGPAEAFRLDEVRGVAVVPSPAEGRKCARSWRVSPSVGSDPDYPEVTPRDAQALREWDAAHPEASAA; encoded by the coding sequence ATGACCGCCCCCGAGACCGCGCCCGCCCGCGACTATTCCAAGACCCTGTTCCTGCCGCAGACCGAGTTCCCGATGCGCGCCGGCCTGCCGGTGCGCGAGCCGCTCTTCATCGAGCGCTGGAAGCGGATGGACCTGTACGGGAAGCTGCGCGCCGCCGGCCGCGACCGGCCGAAATTCGTGCTCCACGACGGCCCGCCCTACGCCAACGGCAACATCCATATCGGCACGGCGCTCAACAAGATCCTCAAGGACGTGGTGGTCCGCTCGCAGACCGCCCTCGGCTTCGACGCCAACTACGTCCCCGGCTGGGACTGCCACGGCCTGCCGATCGAGTGGAAGATCGAGGAGCAGTACCGCGCCAAGGGCCGCAACAAGGACGACGTGCCGGTGATCGAGTTCCGGCAGGAATGCCGGACCTTCGCGGCCCAGTGGCTCGACGTGCAGCGCGAGGAGTTCAAGCGCCTCGGCGTCACCGGCGACTGGGACCATCCCTACGCCACCATGGCGTTCCCCGCCGAGGCCGTGATCGCCGACGAGCTGATGAAGTTCTCGATGAGCGGCCAGCTCTACCGCGGCTCCAAGCCCGTGATGTGGTCGGTGGTCGAGAAGACCGCGCTCGCCGAGGCGGAGGTCGAGTACGAGGAGCACGTCAGCGACACGGTGTTCGTGGCCTTCCCGATCCGGTCCGGCGCCGAGGGCGACCTCGCGGCGGCCCGGGTGGTGATCTGGACGACCACGCCCTGGACGATCCCCGGCAACCGCGCGGTCGCCTACTCCAAAAAAATCGCCTACGGCCTGTACCGGGTCACGGAGGCGCCGGCCGACAACTGGGCGACCCCCGGCCAGACCTACGTGCTCGCCGACAGCCTGGCCGCGACCGTGTTCAAGGCCGCCCGGGTCGAGGCGTTCGCGCGCGTGGCCGACGTGAGCCCGTCGACGCTCGCGGGCCTGACCCTGGACCACCCGCTGGCGAAGCTCGGCTACGGTTTCGCCGTGCCGATGCTCGACGGCGACCACGTCACCGACGAGTCCGGCACGGGCTTCGTCCACACGGCGCCGAGCCACGGCCGCGAGGATTTCGAGCTCTGGATGGCCAGCGGCCGGCTGCTGCGCGAGCGCGGCATCGACGCGACCATTCCGTACACGGTCGACGCCGACAGCGTCCTCACCGAGGCCGCCCCGGGCTTCACCGGCACACGCGTGCTCACCGCCAAGGGCGAGAAGGGCGACGCCAACAAGGCGGTCATCGCCGCGCTGACCGAGGCCGGGGCGCTGATCGCCCGCGGGGTGCTGCGCCACCAGTACCCGCATTCCTGGCGGTCCAAGAAGCCGGTGATCTTCCGCAACACGCCGCAATGGTTCATCGCCATGGACCGGCCGGTGGATTCGCTCGGCAACCGGACGCTCCGCGAGGTCGCGCTCCAGGGCATCGACGACACCCAGTGGGTGCCGACCCAGGGCAAGAACCGCATCACCGGCATGGTCGCCAACCGGCCGGACTGGGTGGTCTCGCGCCAGCGCGCCTGGGGCGTGCCGATCACCGTCTTCGTCCACCGCGAGACCGCCGAGATCCTGAGGGACGCGCGCGTCAACGCCCGCATCCGCGACGCCTTCGCGGCCGAGGGCGCCGACGCGTGGTTCCGCGACGACGCCGCGCAGCGCTTCCTGGCGCCCGACCACGACCCGGCCGCCTACGAGAAGGTCACCGACGTCCTCGACGTCTGGTTCGATTCCGGCTCGACCCACGCCTTCGTGCTCGACGATCCGGAGGCCTTCCCGGGGCTGGCCGGGGTGAAGCGCGTCCGCGACGGCGGCCGGGACCGGGTCATGTACCTGGAGGGCTCCGACCAGCACCGCGGCTGGTTCCAGTCCTCGCTGCTCGAATCCGCCGGCACCCGCGGCCGGGCGCCCTACGACATCGTCCTGACCCACGGCTTCGTGCTCGACGGCAAGGGCCTGAAGATGTCGAAGTCGAAGGGCAACGTCGTCGCGCCGCAGAGCGTCATCAAGGATTCCGGCGCCGACATCCTGCGCCTCTGGGTCGCGGCCTCCGACTACACCGACGACCTGCGCATCGGACCGGAGATCATCAAGACCTTCGCGGAGACCTACCGGAAGCTGCGCAACTCCCTGCGCTGGATGCTGGGCTCGCTGGCCCACCGGGTCCCGGGCGACGACGTGGCCTACGCCGACATGCCCGAGCTGGAGCGGCTGATCCTGCACCGGCTCGCCGAGCTCGACGGCGAGATCCGCGAGGCCTACGCGGCCTTCGACACCAAGCGGGTGGTGGCGCTGCTCAACGGCTTCATGACCGGCGACCTGTCGTCCTTCTACTTCGACGTGCGCAAGGACGCCCTGTACTGCGATCCGGTGTCCTCGGTCCGCCGCCGGGCGTCGCTGCAGGTGATCGACGAGGCCTTCCGGCGCGTGGCGATCTGGCTCGCCCCGGTGCTGGCCTTCACGGCCGAGGAGGCGTGGCTCGACCGCTACCCGTCCGAGGACGGCTCGGTGCACCTCCAGACCCTGCCGGAGACCCCGGCGGACTGGCTCGACCCCGCCCTCGCGGAGCGCTGGCACAGGATCCGGCGGGTCCGGCGGGTGGTCACCGGCGCCCTGGAGATCGAGCGCGCGGCCAAGCGCATCGGCGCGAGCCTGGAGGCGGCGCCGACGGTCTACGTGGCGGACCCGGAGCTGCTCGCGGCGCTCGAGGGCTGCGACTTCGCCGATACCTGCATCACCTCCGCCATCACGGTGGTCGCGGGCGAGGGCCCGGCCGAGGCCTTCCGGCTCGACGAGGTGCGCGGCGTGGCGGTGGTGCCGAGCCCGGCCGAGGGGCGCAAATGCGCCCGGTCCTGGCGGGTCAGCCCGAGCGTGGGCAGCGATCCGGACTACCCGGAGGTGACGCCCCGCGACGCCCAGGCCCTGCGCGAGTGGGACGCGGCGCATCCGGAGGCGAGCGCGGCGTGA
- a CDS encoding M16 family metallopeptidase: MHLFRKATPTLFPLRPGSPYGGSAGRGEAAPFGRSEAGGPEVTAFTLDNGLDVVVVPDHRAPVATHMIWYRNGSADDPLGQSGIAHFLEHLMFKGTEKHPVGAFSKAVSGLGGQENAFTSYDYTAYFQRVARDHLGTMMAFEADRMSGLVLDDAVVAPERDVVLEERRMRVETDPSAQLSEAMAAGLFVHHPYGIPIIGWMHEIEGLNREHALAYYKRFYTPENAILVVAGDVTPDEVRRLAETTYGRVAPQGARPERLRAREPEPKALRRVAVADPKVEQPTLQRLYLTPSCITARDGGCHDLELLAEVLGGGSTSYLYRKLVMESGLAVNAGAWYMGSAIDDTRFSVYAVPAEGVPLEKLEEAVDRVLRRAPAEALDAEAIERAKTRLVAETVYSSDSQSSLARIYGSALAIGETIEEVRRWPTDIEAVTQDRLKGAAERWLTPARSVTGYLTKAQDPDAPVAMAAE, encoded by the coding sequence ATGCACCTGTTCAGGAAGGCGACGCCCACCCTCTTCCCGCTGCGTCCGGGCTCGCCCTACGGCGGCAGCGCCGGCCGGGGCGAGGCCGCGCCGTTCGGGCGTTCCGAGGCGGGCGGACCGGAAGTGACGGCCTTCACCCTCGACAACGGCCTCGACGTGGTGGTCGTCCCCGATCACCGGGCCCCCGTCGCCACCCACATGATCTGGTACCGCAACGGTTCGGCCGATGATCCGCTCGGCCAGTCGGGCATCGCCCACTTCCTCGAGCACCTGATGTTCAAGGGCACCGAGAAGCACCCGGTCGGGGCCTTCTCGAAGGCGGTGTCGGGCCTGGGCGGCCAGGAGAACGCCTTCACCAGCTACGACTACACCGCCTATTTCCAGCGGGTCGCCCGCGACCACCTCGGCACCATGATGGCGTTCGAGGCGGACCGCATGAGCGGCCTCGTCCTCGACGACGCCGTGGTCGCCCCCGAGCGCGACGTGGTGCTGGAGGAGCGGCGCATGCGGGTCGAGACCGACCCCTCCGCCCAGCTCTCCGAGGCGATGGCCGCCGGCCTGTTCGTGCACCATCCCTACGGCATCCCGATCATCGGCTGGATGCACGAGATCGAGGGCCTGAACCGCGAGCACGCGCTGGCCTACTACAAGCGCTTCTACACCCCCGAGAACGCCATCCTGGTGGTGGCCGGCGACGTGACCCCCGACGAGGTCCGGCGCTTGGCCGAGACCACCTACGGCCGCGTCGCGCCCCAGGGCGCCCGGCCCGAGCGCCTGCGGGCGCGGGAGCCGGAGCCGAAGGCCCTGCGCCGCGTCGCCGTCGCCGACCCGAAGGTCGAGCAGCCGACCCTGCAGCGGCTCTACCTGACCCCCTCCTGCATCACCGCCCGCGACGGCGGCTGCCACGACCTCGAGCTGCTGGCCGAGGTGCTGGGCGGCGGCTCGACCTCGTACCTCTACCGCAAGCTGGTCATGGAGAGCGGCCTCGCGGTCAATGCCGGCGCCTGGTACATGGGCTCGGCGATCGACGACACCCGCTTCTCCGTCTACGCGGTGCCCGCCGAGGGCGTGCCGCTGGAGAAGCTGGAGGAGGCCGTCGACCGGGTGCTGCGCCGCGCCCCCGCGGAGGCCCTCGACGCCGAGGCGATCGAGCGCGCCAAGACCCGCCTCGTGGCCGAGACCGTCTACTCCTCCGACAGCCAGTCGTCGCTGGCCCGCATCTACGGCTCGGCGCTGGCGATCGGCGAGACCATCGAGGAGGTCCGCCGCTGGCCGACCGACATCGAGGCGGTGACGCAGGACCGCCTCAAGGGCGCCGCCGAGCGCTGGCTGACGCCGGCCCGCTCGGTCACCGGCTACCTGACCAAGGCGCAGGATCCGGACGCCCCGGTCGCGATGGCCGCCGAGTAA
- a CDS encoding DMT family transporter, protein MSTQVATSVPDDSAATRADPEAELAGRRRIVGIALMCGAVAFFASLDACGKTLARAGVDPLVTTFMRYAASVAMISLFINPVRTPGVVKSRRLPLQIARSLLLFASTALNFLALRYLQLAETISIQFAAPLTVALLAGPLLGEWSSRARLTAIGVGFLGVLVIVRPGVGGMHPAALLCVANVVVYAFYAIITRKLAAYDSTATTMFYTGLAGLALMAPLLPWIWTSPASLTHWALLFGVALFGTLGHWLLVMAHARAPANVLAPFIYTQLLWSVTLGFLLFGDVPSRWTVAGAMIVVGSGLYLLAQETIRREARPAA, encoded by the coding sequence ATGAGCACGCAGGTCGCGACCTCCGTCCCCGACGACAGCGCCGCGACGCGCGCCGATCCGGAGGCCGAGCTCGCCGGCCGCCGGCGGATCGTCGGCATCGCCCTGATGTGCGGGGCCGTCGCCTTCTTCGCGAGCCTCGACGCCTGCGGCAAGACCCTGGCGCGGGCCGGCGTCGACCCCCTGGTCACCACCTTCATGCGCTACGCGGCCAGCGTCGCCATGATCTCGCTGTTCATCAACCCGGTGCGCACGCCGGGCGTGGTCAAGAGCCGGCGCCTGCCGCTGCAGATCGCGCGCTCCCTGCTGCTCTTCGCCTCCACGGCCCTCAACTTCCTGGCCCTGCGCTACCTGCAGCTCGCCGAGACGATCTCGATCCAGTTCGCCGCGCCGCTCACCGTGGCGCTGCTCGCCGGGCCGCTGCTCGGCGAGTGGTCGTCGCGGGCGCGGCTCACGGCGATCGGCGTCGGCTTCCTGGGCGTGCTGGTGATCGTGCGGCCGGGCGTCGGCGGGATGCATCCGGCCGCGCTGCTCTGCGTCGCCAACGTCGTGGTCTACGCCTTCTACGCGATCATCACGCGCAAGCTCGCGGCCTACGACTCGACCGCCACGACCATGTTCTACACGGGGCTCGCGGGGCTCGCGCTGATGGCCCCGCTCCTGCCCTGGATCTGGACGAGCCCGGCGAGCCTCACCCACTGGGCGCTGCTGTTCGGGGTGGCGCTGTTCGGGACGCTGGGCCACTGGCTGCTGGTGATGGCCCATGCCCGGGCCCCGGCCAACGTGCTGGCGCCGTTCATCTACACGCAGCTGCTGTGGTCGGTGACGCTGGGCTTCCTGCTGTTCGGCGACGTCCCGAGCCGCTGGACCGTGGCGGGCGCCATGATCGTCGTCGGATCGGGCCTGTACCTCCTGGCGCAGGAGACGATCCGCCGGGAGGCGCGGCCGGCCGCCTGA